In a genomic window of Pseudoliparis swirei isolate HS2019 ecotype Mariana Trench chromosome 20, NWPU_hadal_v1, whole genome shotgun sequence:
- the ttc36 gene encoding tetratricopeptide repeat protein 36, with the protein MASAHDRAVLQAIFNPTSPFGDIHDQNQEEELIDDDSGFDTELLRQAKELEVRGVSAAEAGDLQAALQLFSQAIQILPQRASAYNNRAQALRLQGNTAGALGDLDRAVTLSGSAGRTACQALVQRGLLRRLACRGEEARADFEEAAALGSEFARQQAVALNPYAALCNNMLSEVINKLRNPEASEIL; encoded by the exons ATGGCCTCTGCACATGACAGAGCTGTACTGCAGGCTATATTCAACCCCACCAGCCCCTTTGGAGACATCCATGACCAGAACCAAGAGGAGGAATTAATTGATGACG ACAGTGGCTTTGACACAGAGTTGCTGAGGCAAGCGAAAGAGTTGGAGGTGCGGGGTGTCTCGGCAGCTGAGGCTGGGGATTTGCAAGCTGCACTGCAACTGTTCAGCCAGGCAATCCAGATCCTGCCTCAGCGGGCCTCAGCCTATAACAACCGGGCACAGGCCCTGCGGCTGCAGGGGAACACAGCAG GGGCCCTGGGGGACCTGGACCGAGCCGTCACTTTGAGCGGCAGTGCCGGACGAACTGCGTGCCAGGCGCTGGTGCAGAGGGGCCTTCTACGCAGACTGGCATGCCGGGGCGAGGAAGCCCGGGCAGATTTTGAAGAAGCGGCTGCACTCGGAAGTGAATTCGCTCGACAGCAGGCCGTGGCTCTTAATCCGTACGCGGCCCTGTGCAACAACATGCTGTCGGAGGTCATCAACAAACTACGGAACCCGGAAGCGTCCGAGATACTGTAG
- the LOC130210842 gene encoding F-box only protein 40 yields the protein MLLSLLTNRSMDLDISMLCYVSLKVRRKMPVSHHEHCDKCYNVHCHVSVQISVSCLVVKCRHNCGATFHICKQEEHQLLCPNEMVPCLNVYYGCPFTMLRHRLARHLEVCPACVVCCSQEWNRWPVSETDLAFYRNVLENPQSEGNLDVAMALRDQELLFRSIKMKNIFPELMVGESAPQNCSADVDSNADEPTCSSDCGEFNGCTRVEGKELSQEKRDALAKSRDVDAIQNCSSWEKIFNEEMEGCEQTVNNLNEKKEKAKEEQESLNRRGETRDSHRENAAGALRRDGTTGLAPWQDGVLQRLSQQVNIAEYNMYLAHNGAMLIDFGQLAACTPREKDFVYGNLEPIEVQTVRSFTAPTSYRAKRNYLKKKKAAANASVDTADLGVSVEDLPKCDEVSATLLHSLEKELRGHLISESMASDCFYVDIGTQTYSFASAPFKTEATLADVIADKPRGLHVRVEVESVTRRHNKTSSAFSNMCGHFFRRDEYRSHFRNVHCDIQASLSGWFQQRCPLAYLGCAFTQTRFHPAGHRATVRFRPDVNAFFLHPEVPSFFPEDGENLSPQRSGAHNLDPLSGLPLEILQHIAAYLDSSTLSQLSQVSHLMREVCATLLLERGMVSLKWKKKTYSHGGSSWKCRKKVWEFSSLFSSVDRWSFSNAPSMSDHLQRCSFYEREEHTEPVALACMGAVRDKHEEIKCKR from the exons ATGTTGTTATCGCTGTTAACTAACCGCAGTATGGACCTGGACATTTCTATGTTGTGTTACGTCTCTCTTAAGGTGAGAAGAAAGATGCCTGTGAGCCATCATGAGCATTGCGACAAGTGTTACAACGTCCACTGCCACGTCTCGGTGCAGATCTCCGTCTCATGCCTGGTCGTCAAGTGTCGTCACAACTGTGGCGCCACCTTCCACATATGCAAGCAGGAGGAGCACCAGCTCCTCTGTCCCAATGAGATGGTCCCCTGCCTCAATGTCTACTACGGCTGTCCTTTCACCATGCTCCGCCACAGGCTGGCCAGACACCTGGAGGTATGTCCTGCCTGCGTGGTCTGCTGCTCTCAGGAGTGGAACCGCTGGCCTGTTTCAGAAACCGATCTGGCCTTCTACAGAAATGTTTTGGAAAACCCTCAAAGTGAGGGCAACCTGGATGTTGCCATGGCCCTCAGGGACCAAGAGCTGCTGTTTCGCTCCATCAAAATGAAGAACATCTTCCCAGAGTTGATGGTGGGTGAGTCTGCCCCTCAGAATTGTTCTGCTGATGTCGACAGTAATGCAGATGAACCAACCTGTTCTTCAGATTGCGGTGAATTTAATGGCTGCACGAGGGTAGAGGGAAAAGAACTGAGCCAAGAGAAGAGGGATGCTTTGGCAAAGAGCCGAGACGTGGATGCTATTCAGAACTGTAGCTCCTGGGAGAAAATATTCAacgaggagatggagggatgcgAGCAAACCGTGAACAACTTGAacgagaagaaggaaaaggcaAAGGAAGAGCAAGAATCATTAAACCGCCGGGGGGAGACGAGAGACTCCCACCGAGAGAACGCTGCTGGCGCTCTGAGAAGGGACGGCACAACTGGCCTTGCTCCGTGGCAAGACGGGGTCCTTCAGAGGTTGAGCCAGCAAGTCAACATTGCTGAGTACAACATGTACCTGGCCCACAACGGGGCAATGTTGATTGATTTTGGCCAACTTGCAGCTTGCACCCCGAGAGAAAAGGATTTTGTTTACGGGAATCTGGAGCCCATCGAGGTTCAAACCGTCCGCTCATTCACTGCTCCGACGAGCTATCGAGCAAAGCGCAACTacctgaagaaaaagaaggccgCGGCCAACGCCAGCGTCGACACCGCAGATTTGGGTGTTTCAGTCGAGGATCTGCCGAAGTGCGACGAGGTCAGCGCCACGCTCCTCCACTCCTTGGAAAAGGAACTGAGAGGACATTTAATCTCAGAGAGCATGGCGAGCGACTGCTTTTACGTTGATATAGGAACGCAAACATACAGCTTCGCCTCGGCGCCGTTCAAAACAGAAGCAACGCTGGCTGATGTCATCGCCGACAAACCCCGCGGTCTCCACGTGCGGGTGGAAGTTGAGTCTGTCACCAGAAGacacaacaaaacaagttcaGCATTCAGCAACATGTGTGGCCACTTCTTTCGGAGAGATGAATACCGCTCTCATTTCAGGAATGTGCACTGTGACATCCAGGCCTCTCTGAGCGGCTGGTTCCAACAACGCTGCCCCTTGGCGTACCTCGGCTGCGCTTTCACCCAGACGAGGTTTCACCCCGCGGGTCATCGGGCCACCGTCAGATTCCGCCCAGATGTCAACGCTTTCTTCCTTCATCCAGAAGTCCCTTCATTCTTCCCTGAAGACGGGGAAAATCTCAGCCCTCAGAGAAGTGGCGCACATAATCTGGATCCCCTGAGCGGATTGCCTCTGGAGATCCTTCAGCACATCGCTGCTTACCTTGACAGCTCCACATTATCTCAGCTGTCCCAAGTCTCCCATCTGATGAGAGAGGTGTGTGCCACATTGTtgctggagagagggatggtCTCTCTCAAGTGGAAGAAAAAGACATATTCCCATGGAGGAAGCTCCTGGAAATGCCGAAAGAAA GTTTGGGAGTTTAGCTCTCTGTTTTCCTCTGTGGACAGATGGAGCTTCAGCAACGCTCCTTCCATGTCTGATCACCTGCAAAGATGCTCCTTCTACgagagagaggaacacacaGAGCCGGTGGCGTTAGCCTGCATGGGAGCGGTCCGAGACAAACATGAAGAAATAAAGTGCAAAAGATAG